The following proteins come from a genomic window of Lolium rigidum isolate FL_2022 chromosome 5, APGP_CSIRO_Lrig_0.1, whole genome shotgun sequence:
- the LOC124655237 gene encoding transcription factor HHO5-like — MEVFRRELPISVHLIADVIEWLRDEVAQHRKRPAPDQLLATAPPAKRMAEGVKTEPDATDKRSWMSSAQLWTCGSHSCASTSTSNGGSDSKQPQKVSSAFMPLNGMPVFAKSSERPEAATMAVPDLSLSSPAIDVPCPAAPSANSSAVTDAGEQQRQQSRKARRCWSPELHRRFVAALQRLGGPHFATPKQIRDMMKVDGLTNDEVKSHLQKYRLHTRRTSNSDRQQQSASVWPPPEQYTTSQHSTSQSGSPQGPLHLTTGSSRAVSATAGDSCDGGEEEEEDGKSASYI, encoded by the exons ATGGAGGTCTTCCGACGCGAGCTCCCCATCAGCGTCCACCTCATCGCCGACG TGATCGAGTGGCTGAGAGATGAGGTGGCGCAGCACCGGAAGAGGCCGGCGCCGGACCAGCTGCTCGCCACGGCGCCGCCGGCGAAGAGGATGGCGGAGGGCGTCAAGACGGAGCCGGACGCCACCGACAAGAGGAGCTGGATGAGCTCCGCGCAGCTCTGGACCTGCGGGAGCCACAGCTGCGCAAGCACCAGCACCAGCAATGGCGGCAGCGACAGCAAACAGCCCCAAAAG GTGTCCAGTGCATTCATGCCACTGAATGGCATGCCCGTCTTTGCAAAATCATCGGAGAGACCAGAAGCGGCCACCATGGCAGTCCCGGACCTGTCCCTGTCATCACCTGCGATCGATGTGCCGTGCCCGGCCGCCCCGAGCGCCAACAGCAGCGCTGTCACGGACGCCGGAGAGCAACAGCGGCAGCAGTCGCGGAAGGCCAGGAGGTGCTGGTCGCCGGAGCTGCACCGCCGCTTCGTCGCCGCGCTCCAGCGCCTCGGCGGCCCGCATT TTGCCACTCCGAAGCAGATCAGGGACATGATGAAGGTGGATGGGCTCACCAACGACGAGGTCAAGAGCCATCTGCAG AAATACAGGCTACACACGCGGCGAACCTCCAACAGCGATCGGCAGCAGCAGTCCGCAAGCGTCTGGCCGCCGCCGGAGCAGTACACCACGTCACAGCACAGCACGTCGCAGTCGGGCTCGCCCCAGGGGCCCCTGCATCTGACAACCGGGTCCAGCCGGGCCGTGTCGGCGACCGCCGGAGACAGCTgtgacggcggcgaggaggaggaggaggacggcaagTCGGCGAGCTACATCTAG